In Chloracidobacterium sp., one genomic interval encodes:
- a CDS encoding NADH-quinone oxidoreductase subunit B, translating into MGLENTLFDALPEVLTVRLDAIINWARKNSIWPATFGLACCAIEMMCTVSSRQDLSRFGAETFRASPRQADVMIVSGRVSRKMAPVLRRIYDQMPEPKWVISMGACATSGGVFDNYAIVQGVDKIVPVDVYIPGCPPRPEMLVHAITMLQDKIMKESVRDRRDTFEVESRESVVPGTLPVTENTMLERETLAEVEEGKAEPPYSVPSLHERRKSS; encoded by the coding sequence ATGGGCCTTGAAAATACATTATTTGACGCTCTTCCCGAAGTCCTTACGGTAAGGCTTGATGCGATCATAAACTGGGCACGCAAGAACAGTATTTGGCCAGCGACCTTCGGACTTGCCTGCTGTGCGATCGAGATGATGTGCACGGTCTCATCACGGCAGGATCTGTCGCGGTTCGGAGCAGAGACATTCCGCGCAAGCCCTCGTCAGGCCGATGTGATGATAGTCTCAGGCCGCGTTTCGCGAAAAATGGCGCCCGTTCTCAGGCGTATTTACGATCAAATGCCTGAGCCGAAATGGGTTATTTCGATGGGTGCCTGTGCGACCTCCGGCGGGGTCTTTGACAATTACGCCATCGTCCAGGGCGTTGACAAGATCGTGCCGGTTGACGTTTACATACCGGGCTGCCCTCCGCGTCCTGAAATGCTCGTGCATGCGATCACTATGCTGCAGGACAAGATAATGAAAGAATCGGTCAGGGATCGCCGCGATACGTTCGAAGTCGAATCTCGCGAGTCCGTCGTGCCGGGCACGCTTCCTGTTACCGAAAATACGATGCTTGAGCGCGAAACGCTTGCCGAGGTCGAGGAAGGAAAAGCAGAACCGCCGTACTCGGTTCCTTCGCTTCACGAACGGAGGAAAAGCTCGTAA
- a CDS encoding type II toxin-antitoxin system HicB family antitoxin, with protein MHRTLPATIWREEDSYVALCSELDIASQGETVEEARRNLREAVELFFETAHPTEITSRLNSEIYITPMEFES; from the coding sequence ATGCACAGGACTTTGCCTGCTACGATCTGGCGTGAAGAAGACTCGTACGTGGCACTCTGCAGTGAACTGGACATTGCGAGCCAGGGCGAAACCGTCGAAGAGGCACGCAGAAATTTGCGCGAGGCTGTGGAGCTCTTCTTCGAAACGGCTCACCCGACCGAGATAACAAGCCGTCTCAACTCCGAGATCTACATAACTCCGATGGAGTTCGAGAGTTGA
- a CDS encoding MoaD/ThiS family protein — MKINVLFFGATADIAGKRSEELEINEGASAESVLSELYSRFPPLAAQKLHISIDQEYARPDSPVKNGDEIAIFTAVSGG; from the coding sequence ATGAAGATCAATGTGTTATTCTTCGGAGCGACCGCCGACATCGCAGGCAAGCGTTCTGAGGAGTTGGAAATAAATGAAGGGGCCTCGGCTGAGAGTGTATTGTCGGAACTCTACTCTCGATTTCCGCCCCTTGCCGCTCAAAAGCTTCATATCTCGATCGATCAAGAGTATGCGCGGCCGGATTCGCCCGTAAAGAATGGCGATGAGATCGCGATCTTCACCGCGGTTTCAGGCGGCTAA
- the nuoD gene encoding NADH dehydrogenase (quinone) subunit D yields the protein MATAAENIYPLSEVLDKPLESQMTLSMGPQHPSTHGVLRLDLQLDGELVVNCIPDIGYLHTGMEKLFEYKKYQQGIVITDRMDYLNPLGNNLAYVMAAEKLLDLEIPDRAQVIRVLMCELQRIASHMVWLGTHGLDLGAMSVFFFCFREREKILNMIESASGGRMTPSYFRIGGLMMDLPAGFEQRCRQFLDNFPDALDTFDKLLTGNTVWQNRTKGIGIISAEDAINWGLTGPSLRGSGVELDLRRHNPYSGYETYDFEIPTEPDGDVWSRYMVRIRELVESYKIVRQALDRLKPGPIKANAPKVVLPDRDDMRKHMDSLIHHFLIVAEGFNVPPGEVYHAIEASKGELGVYMRSNGGPKPDRVHFRGPSFVNLSALPVMTKGEMIADVVAVIGSLDIVLGEIDR from the coding sequence ATGGCAACTGCCGCTGAAAATATTTACCCGCTATCTGAGGTTCTTGACAAGCCGCTTGAATCGCAGATGACGTTGTCGATGGGCCCGCAGCATCCGTCAACGCATGGTGTGTTAAGGCTCGATCTGCAACTGGACGGTGAGCTTGTCGTTAACTGCATTCCCGATATCGGATATCTGCATACGGGAATGGAAAAGCTCTTTGAGTACAAGAAATACCAGCAGGGCATCGTTATCACCGATCGGATGGATTATCTGAATCCGCTCGGTAATAACCTCGCTTATGTAATGGCGGCAGAGAAGTTGCTCGACCTCGAGATCCCCGACCGCGCTCAGGTCATTCGCGTTCTTATGTGCGAGCTTCAGCGGATCGCGTCGCACATGGTGTGGCTGGGAACGCACGGTTTGGATCTCGGTGCGATGTCGGTCTTTTTCTTTTGTTTTCGCGAACGCGAAAAGATACTGAACATGATCGAGTCGGCGTCCGGCGGGCGAATGACACCCAGCTATTTCCGCATCGGCGGCCTGATGATGGATCTGCCGGCGGGATTCGAGCAAAGGTGCAGGCAGTTCCTCGATAATTTTCCGGATGCTCTCGACACCTTTGACAAGCTGCTTACCGGAAACACGGTTTGGCAGAACCGCACGAAAGGTATCGGCATCATCTCAGCGGAAGATGCGATAAATTGGGGGCTTACGGGGCCGAGCCTGCGTGGAAGCGGTGTCGAACTCGACCTGCGGCGTCATAATCCATACTCGGGATATGAAACGTACGATTTTGAGATACCGACCGAGCCGGACGGCGACGTTTGGTCGCGGTATATGGTCCGCATTCGCGAGCTTGTCGAAAGCTATAAGATCGTGCGCCAAGCTTTGGACCGCCTCAAGCCCGGCCCGATCAAGGCGAATGCACCGAAGGTCGTCCTGCCCGACCGCGACGATATGCGTAAGCATATGGATTCGCTCATCCATCATTTTTTGATCGTTGCGGAAGGGTTCAATGTGCCTCCGGGCGAGGTATATCACGCGATCGAGGCGTCAAAGGGCGAGCTTGGCGTGTATATGCGTTCAAATGGCGGGCCGAAGCCCGACCGCGTACATTTCCGCGGCCCGAGCTTTGTTAATTTGTCGGCTCTTCCCGTGATGACAAAAGGTGAGATGATTGCCGACGTCGTCGCGGTCATCGGCAGTTTGGACATTGTGCTTGGAGAAATAGATCGTTAG
- a CDS encoding NADH-quinone oxidoreductase subunit C: protein MTERLHEFVSKLKERNADWVADTPEAHGEVTVTVPRESIVDVCRFFADEHQFDMLADLCGADNGPEEDPRFEINYHLFSTKHYSRLRLKVRVSEDDAHVPTVSTVWNTANWHERETYDLVGVVFDGHPDLRRILLPSDFDGHALRKDYPLRGYEPYSLN, encoded by the coding sequence ATGACAGAAAGGCTTCACGAATTCGTTTCAAAGCTGAAAGAGCGCAATGCAGACTGGGTCGCCGACACACCTGAGGCACATGGCGAAGTAACGGTAACGGTTCCGCGCGAGTCCATTGTCGATGTGTGCCGTTTTTTTGCTGATGAGCATCAGTTCGATATGCTCGCGGACCTTTGCGGTGCGGACAATGGGCCGGAGGAAGATCCGCGTTTCGAGATCAACTATCATTTGTTCTCGACAAAACATTACTCGCGGCTGCGTTTGAAGGTTCGCGTGAGTGAGGATGATGCTCACGTGCCGACCGTTTCGACAGTTTGGAATACCGCGAATTGGCACGAACGTGAGACCTATGACCTCGTCGGTGTTGTATTTGACGGACATCCCGATCTTAGGCGAATTCTGCTGCCGTCCGATTTTGACGGCCACGCTTTGAGAAAAGATTACCCGCTGCGAGGCTACGAGCCTTACAGTCTGAATTAG
- the nuoE gene encoding NADH-quinone oxidoreductase subunit NuoE, with protein MRSHLVKYPEERKRSALVPLLFIVQRERGWIDNPGVNFLAKFLDIEVTDVWETATFYSMFNMHPIGRHHIQICKTLSCKIMGEPDITEHICSKLGIKPGETTEDGKFTVSLVECLGSCGTAPMMQIGFDYHEDLTIEKVDKILDECG; from the coding sequence ATGAGATCGCACCTCGTTAAGTATCCTGAGGAGCGAAAACGTTCTGCGTTGGTTCCGCTGCTTTTTATCGTGCAGCGTGAACGCGGCTGGATAGATAATCCGGGTGTGAATTTCCTCGCGAAGTTCCTTGATATAGAGGTTACGGATGTATGGGAAACGGCTACGTTCTACTCGATGTTCAATATGCATCCGATCGGCCGCCACCATATACAGATATGCAAAACGCTGTCGTGCAAGATAATGGGCGAACCCGATATCACCGAACATATCTGCTCAAAACTCGGCATCAAGCCGGGTGAGACGACCGAGGACGGCAAGTTCACCGTCTCGCTCGTCGAATGCCTAGGCAGCTGCGGCACCGCGCCGATGATGCAAATAGGCTTTGACTATCACGAAGACCTGACCATCGAGAAGGTGGATAAGATATTGGACGAGTGCGGGTAG
- the nuoF gene encoding NADH-quinone oxidoreductase subunit NuoF, with protein MHVADGHTLKVYKDHGGYKALEKALKMEPAAVIDEVKKSALRGRGGAGFPTGMKWSFVPKDNPKPKYIVCNADESEPGTFKDRYLLERDPHALIEGMAIAGWALGSKTGYIYYRGEYRYLIDIMDRALAEAREAGMLGTNILGTGFDFDLHTQTGAGAYICGEETALLNSLEGLRGHPRMKPPFPAIAGLYACPTVVNNVETLTAVPQIINMGGEVWQKLGTEKSGGTKLWSVSGHVKKPGVYELPMGYADMEKFIFEDCGGMLRDDKKLKAVIPGGSSVYIMNTGQILGKNVTMDYEGLVAAGSMVGSGGFVVMDETVDIMESTKNLSEFYKHESCGWCTPCREGTDWLVKIFNRIADGGGRPEDAQLMLDICDNMEGKSFCPLADAAAWPVQSAIRQFPDDFKEWLMKKTAARELAANI; from the coding sequence ATGCACGTCGCTGACGGGCATACGCTAAAGGTGTATAAAGATCACGGCGGTTACAAGGCTCTTGAAAAGGCCCTGAAAATGGAGCCGGCAGCTGTGATCGACGAGGTCAAGAAGTCGGCACTTCGCGGACGCGGCGGTGCGGGATTCCCGACGGGAATGAAGTGGTCGTTTGTTCCGAAGGATAACCCGAAGCCGAAATATATCGTCTGCAACGCCGACGAATCCGAGCCCGGCACGTTCAAGGATCGCTATCTGCTTGAGCGCGACCCGCACGCATTGATCGAAGGAATGGCCATCGCCGGATGGGCGCTTGGCTCGAAAACCGGCTACATTTACTATCGCGGCGAGTATCGCTACCTCATTGACATCATGGATCGGGCGCTTGCCGAGGCACGCGAAGCCGGAATGCTCGGCACGAATATCTTAGGGACGGGCTTTGACTTTGATCTGCATACGCAGACAGGCGCCGGAGCGTACATTTGCGGCGAGGAGACGGCTCTTCTTAACTCGCTCGAAGGGCTGCGCGGCCATCCGCGTATGAAGCCTCCATTTCCGGCCATCGCGGGCCTGTATGCGTGCCCGACCGTAGTCAATAACGTCGAAACGCTGACGGCGGTGCCGCAGATAATAAACATGGGCGGCGAAGTGTGGCAGAAGCTCGGCACGGAAAAGAGCGGCGGCACCAAGCTTTGGTCGGTAAGCGGCCATGTGAAAAAGCCCGGCGTCTATGAGCTGCCGATGGGTTATGCCGATATGGAGAAGTTCATCTTCGAGGACTGCGGCGGTATGCTTCGTGATGATAAGAAGCTGAAGGCGGTCATTCCCGGCGGATCGAGCGTCTATATTATGAATACCGGCCAGATTCTCGGAAAGAACGTGACGATGGATTACGAAGGCCTTGTTGCTGCGGGTTCGATGGTCGGTTCCGGCGGTTTTGTCGTGATGGATGAGACCGTGGATATCATGGAATCGACAAAGAACCTTTCGGAATTCTACAAGCACGAGTCGTGCGGCTGGTGTACGCCTTGCCGCGAAGGGACGGATTGGCTGGTCAAGATATTCAATCGTATCGCCGACGGCGGCGGCAGACCCGAAGACGCGCAATTGATGCTCGATATCTGCGACAACATGGAAGGCAAGTCGTTCTGCCCGCTTGCTGACGCGGCGGCGTGGCCGGTACAGAGTGCAATAAGGCAATTTCCCGATGATTTTAAGGAGTGGCTGATGAAAAAGACGGCCGCCCGCGAATTGGCAGCAAATATTTAA
- a CDS encoding molybdopterin-dependent oxidoreductase: MSETEQIKVTINGTDFETAKGSRLIDVCREKGFGIPSFCYYKDLALQASCRMCLVRIEKMPKLQTACTIICTDGMVVTTDSEEVQKAQRAGGEFLLANHPLDCPVCDRGGECELQEVVFDWGDLEERFVENKNVTPDKYLSPVIANDPQRCILCKRCTRVCTEWMGEDAIEAGNRGVATVIGTYGGWLNCSQCGNCVEVCPTGTLLDAVYRHETRTWELDQTTTTDVYSSDGMQISIGSREGVVHRVVARDRYVNGINGEFLDVKARYAHGFVNHADRLKTPLIRYQKGGKLIPATWDAAVKFAAERLSAAGKDVGVVASPRLTNEAIFTLRKFAEAAGSTNVAVSDPQDLAPVFDNLSVPLATHKEIRYASVIVVIGGEPEEEQTFTAKQVRQAVRNSGAKLFIVSEMPTNLEHQTRARHIHLNVGTQDAFALAFADSKNDKLAAEKGGIDAAEIEAVRNALNEAKGDVVIMIGGDLSPEAQAVIARNAVNFVGEGRRALIHPLATYNNSVGANDVMQGRISVEDAVKNAKALLIGGSLQDAGILKNKDFIAVQELFMTETAELADVVFPAASFAEIDGTFTNNAGNVQRVRRAIEPTHQSKADWMITALVAREMGRQITADWSASAIFRELADTVPAYSGLRYPAMKDETNPARAVHICRADTDISQQTAALLARIEAITGEGAKNNEKPKIGHKLFRLTTMTSKTPQFHLLAAGNPKPMNLMLAPLEQFDLDGVPTEKGKAEAAAIGAADRALVTD, from the coding sequence ATGTCAGAGACAGAGCAAATTAAAGTAACCATAAACGGAACGGATTTCGAGACCGCAAAAGGATCGAGGCTTATTGATGTTTGTCGCGAAAAGGGCTTCGGGATCCCGTCGTTCTGTTATTACAAGGACCTTGCGTTACAGGCATCATGCCGGATGTGCCTTGTGCGGATCGAAAAGATGCCGAAGCTTCAGACGGCCTGCACGATCATTTGCACTGACGGAATGGTCGTTACGACGGATTCCGAAGAGGTACAGAAAGCTCAGCGTGCGGGCGGTGAATTCCTGCTGGCGAATCATCCGCTTGACTGTCCGGTATGCGACCGCGGCGGTGAGTGCGAGCTTCAGGAGGTCGTTTTCGATTGGGGCGATCTCGAAGAGCGTTTTGTTGAGAACAAGAACGTTACGCCTGACAAATACCTGTCGCCGGTTATCGCGAATGATCCGCAGCGCTGCATCCTCTGTAAACGCTGCACACGCGTCTGTACCGAATGGATGGGCGAGGATGCCATCGAGGCGGGCAATCGCGGCGTGGCAACGGTAATAGGTACTTATGGCGGCTGGCTGAACTGTTCGCAGTGCGGCAACTGTGTCGAGGTTTGCCCGACGGGTACGCTGCTCGACGCGGTCTATCGGCACGAGACGCGCACATGGGAACTCGATCAGACCACTACGACCGATGTTTACAGCTCGGACGGAATGCAGATATCGATCGGCTCGCGTGAAGGGGTCGTACATCGTGTCGTAGCTCGTGACCGCTATGTGAACGGCATAAATGGCGAGTTCCTTGATGTAAAGGCACGTTATGCTCACGGCTTCGTAAATCACGCCGATCGGCTCAAGACGCCTCTCATCCGTTACCAGAAGGGCGGAAAGCTGATACCTGCAACATGGGATGCGGCTGTCAAATTTGCGGCGGAGCGGCTGTCGGCTGCGGGCAAGGATGTGGGTGTCGTTGCAAGCCCGAGGCTTACGAATGAAGCCATCTTTACATTACGCAAGTTCGCCGAGGCCGCCGGATCGACGAATGTTGCGGTATCCGACCCGCAGGATCTCGCTCCCGTTTTCGATAATTTGAGCGTTCCGCTCGCTACGCATAAGGAGATCCGTTATGCCTCGGTGATAGTGGTCATTGGCGGCGAACCGGAAGAAGAACAGACCTTCACGGCAAAGCAGGTGCGGCAGGCGGTACGTAACAGCGGAGCAAAGCTCTTTATTGTCAGCGAAATGCCGACAAACCTTGAGCACCAGACCCGTGCTCGGCACATTCATTTGAATGTCGGGACGCAGGATGCCTTCGCTCTTGCTTTTGCTGACAGCAAGAACGACAAACTCGCGGCTGAGAAAGGCGGCATCGACGCGGCCGAGATCGAGGCTGTACGTAACGCGCTGAATGAAGCAAAGGGCGATGTCGTCATAATGATCGGAGGCGACCTGTCGCCGGAGGCTCAGGCTGTGATCGCGAGGAATGCGGTGAACTTCGTCGGCGAAGGCCGCCGTGCTCTGATACATCCGCTTGCCACGTACAACAACTCGGTCGGAGCCAATGATGTGATGCAAGGCCGTATTTCTGTCGAGGATGCGGTAAAGAACGCAAAGGCACTGCTGATCGGCGGCAGCCTTCAGGACGCGGGCATTCTAAAGAACAAAGACTTTATCGCCGTTCAGGAATTGTTCATGACCGAGACGGCGGAACTTGCGGATGTCGTATTCCCTGCAGCGAGCTTTGCCGAGATCGACGGCACGTTCACTAATAACGCGGGCAACGTCCAGCGTGTACGCAGGGCTATCGAGCCTACGCACCAGTCAAAGGCCGATTGGATGATCACCGCTCTTGTGGCGCGAGAAATGGGCCGTCAGATCACGGCCGATTGGTCGGCGTCCGCGATCTTCCGGGAATTGGCTGATACGGTGCCGGCATATTCCGGCCTTCGCTATCCTGCGATGAAGGATGAGACGAACCCGGCGCGTGCGGTGCATATTTGCCGAGCCGATACTGACATTTCACAACAGACGGCCGCACTGCTGGCACGTATCGAGGCGATCACAGGCGAAGGTGCAAAGAATAACGAAAAGCCGAAGATCGGGCATAAGCTCTTCCGGCTTACGACCATGACGAGTAAGACGCCGCAATTCCACCTGCTTGCGGCCGGAAACCCGAAGCCGATGAACCTGATGCTGGCGCCGTTGGAACAATTCGACCTTGACGGCGTTCCGACCGAAAAGGGCAAGGCCGAGGCCGCAGCGATCGGCGCTGCCGACCGTGCATTGGTAACTGATTAG
- a CDS encoding bifunctional (p)ppGpp synthetase/guanosine-3',5'-bis(diphosphate) 3'-pyrophosphohydrolase: MNNSKRILEAASFAAKKHTAQRRKGPDGEPYINHPLEVASFLANIAEIDDEDILIAALLHDTIEDCGVKAEEIAENFGDAVASYVSEVSDDRSLPKARRKELQIEKAPKLSRGAKLIKLADKISNINDVIGSPGIGWDLERRQAYVVWAMKVVAGFRGVNPALERAFDRIVERASVELGQEFSPSAQASPPE; the protein is encoded by the coding sequence ATGAACAACTCAAAACGCATACTAGAGGCCGCTTCTTTCGCGGCCAAAAAACACACCGCTCAGCGTCGCAAAGGCCCCGATGGCGAGCCTTACATAAATCATCCGCTCGAAGTTGCTTCCTTTCTCGCAAATATCGCGGAGATCGATGATGAGGACATTTTGATCGCAGCCCTCCTGCACGATACGATCGAGGACTGCGGCGTCAAGGCTGAAGAGATCGCAGAGAATTTCGGGGACGCGGTCGCTTCGTATGTTTCGGAGGTTTCTGATGATAGGTCGCTTCCCAAAGCGCGGCGAAAAGAGCTTCAGATCGAAAAGGCTCCGAAGTTGTCACGCGGAGCAAAGCTTATCAAGCTCGCAGACAAGATAAGCAATATCAATGATGTCATCGGGTCGCCCGGCATCGGTTGGGACTTGGAACGGCGGCAGGCGTACGTTGTGTGGGCAATGAAAGTGGTGGCCGGTTTTCGCGGTGTAAATCCTGCATTGGAAAGGGCCTTTGATCGGATCGTGGAACGTGCTTCTGTCGAACTCGGTCAGGAATTTTCGCCCTCGGCCCAGGCGTCGCCGCCCGAGTAA
- a CDS encoding thiazole synthase: MTEKFSLAGTDLGSRLIIGTGKYRSYDEMKAAHEASGAEMVTVAVNRVPLDGSSESFLDHLDPKMRILPNTAGCYDADHAIRTARLAREALETDWLKLEVIGDPVTLFPDNEQTLAAAKVLANEGFILLPYITDDLITAKKMLDAGCAAIMPLAAPIGSGMGVQNPANLRIMREQLPDATIIVDAGVGVPSDAAIAMELGADAILMNTAIAEAADPAAMATAMKLGVEAGRLAYLAGRMPKRLYASASSPIQGAIK; this comes from the coding sequence ATGACAGAAAAATTCTCGTTAGCAGGAACAGATCTTGGCTCACGCTTGATAATCGGCACGGGCAAATACCGCTCGTATGACGAAATGAAAGCGGCACACGAGGCCTCCGGGGCTGAGATGGTAACCGTCGCAGTGAATCGCGTTCCGCTTGACGGCTCATCCGAGTCGTTTCTCGATCACCTCGATCCGAAGATGCGCATCCTGCCCAATACCGCGGGATGTTACGACGCCGATCACGCGATACGTACCGCGAGGCTTGCACGCGAAGCCTTAGAGACGGATTGGTTAAAACTCGAGGTCATCGGTGATCCCGTCACGCTCTTCCCTGATAACGAGCAAACTCTTGCTGCTGCCAAAGTCCTTGCAAATGAGGGCTTTATACTGCTTCCGTATATCACTGACGACCTGATAACGGCGAAGAAGATGCTCGATGCGGGCTGTGCCGCAATTATGCCGCTCGCTGCACCGATCGGATCAGGAATGGGTGTTCAGAATCCCGCGAATCTGCGCATAATGCGAGAGCAGCTTCCGGACGCGACGATCATCGTCGATGCCGGCGTCGGAGTACCTTCGGATGCCGCGATCGCCATGGAACTCGGTGCCGACGCGATCTTGATGAACACAGCGATCGCTGAGGCAGCCGATCCCGCGGCGATGGCAACGGCTATGAAGCTTGGCGTCGAGGCAGGACGCCTCGCCTATCTCGCCGGCCGTATGCCGAAACGCCTATACGCATCGGCTTCTAGCCCGATCCAAGGTGCGATAAAATGA
- a CDS encoding 30S ribosomal protein THX — protein MGKGDQRSRRGKISAGTYGKSRPKKRAKAAEAAAPEQEPKQARKKTKKAE, from the coding sequence ATGGGAAAAGGCGATCAACGGAGTCGGCGCGGAAAGATATCCGCGGGGACGTATGGAAAGAGCCGGCCGAAGAAGCGGGCAAAAGCGGCTGAAGCTGCTGCACCTGAGCAAGAGCCGAAACAGGCCCGTAAGAAGACAAAGAAGGCCGAATAG
- the thiS gene encoding sulfur carrier protein ThiS, whose protein sequence is MRRIILNGEKKEITAEIGRGITDLVQELGLSARRIAVELNGSVIRRADWDITPVNDGDKIEIVHFVGGG, encoded by the coding sequence ATGCGCAGGATCATACTCAACGGAGAAAAAAAAGAGATCACGGCAGAGATCGGCCGCGGCATCACAGACCTCGTTCAAGAGCTCGGGCTTTCGGCTCGGCGTATCGCGGTCGAGTTGAACGGCAGCGTCATTCGTCGCGCCGATTGGGATATAACACCCGTTAATGACGGCGACAAGATCGAGATAGTCCACTTTGTCGGCGGAGGTTGA
- a CDS encoding NADH-quinone oxidoreductase subunit A translates to MSQFNIVDYVPIAVMFLVAAGFAVSQLFVTQLMGPRKRTAVKLMPYECGKDPIGSARDRFSIKFYSVAVIFLLFDIEVLFMIPFAVAFKSLLAEQRLLGIAFGTIAFIEILVFIATLIAGYIYVWKKGVFDWGMQARAEVREEARLAAKRRRETAEQRRLAA, encoded by the coding sequence ATGTCGCAGTTCAACATAGTAGATTATGTGCCGATAGCGGTCATGTTCTTGGTTGCGGCCGGGTTTGCGGTGAGCCAATTATTCGTCACTCAGTTGATGGGTCCGCGAAAGCGCACCGCCGTCAAGCTTATGCCGTATGAATGCGGCAAAGACCCGATCGGCTCGGCGCGTGACAGGTTCTCGATCAAATTTTATTCGGTTGCCGTTATATTCCTGCTATTCGATATTGAGGTCCTTTTTATGATCCCGTTCGCAGTGGCGTTCAAGAGCCTGCTTGCGGAGCAGCGTCTGCTCGGCATCGCCTTCGGGACGATCGCGTTTATCGAGATATTGGTTTTCATTGCAACTCTGATCGCGGGTTACATCTACGTTTGGAAGAAAGGCGTCTTTGATTGGGGTATGCAGGCTCGGGCCGAAGTTCGCGAGGAAGCACGGCTTGCGGCAAAGCGGCGTCGCGAAACGGCTGAACAGAGGAGATTGGCGGCTTAG
- a CDS encoding molybdenum cofactor biosynthesis protein MoaE: protein MDFCELTTEPIDVNTVARRVVPPECGATVTLDGYARRFTKDKTTGEVRETEYLVYEAYDGMALKEMRKLIDAAHSNFEISNIGIVHRTGRLEIGETSVVISVAAPHRRDAFAACEWLIKELKRTVPIWKKEVYSGGDAWAEGENS from the coding sequence ATGGATTTCTGCGAACTCACAACCGAGCCGATCGATGTCAACACGGTTGCGCGACGTGTTGTGCCGCCCGAATGCGGTGCGACCGTCACGCTCGACGGTTACGCACGCAGGTTCACAAAAGATAAAACTACGGGCGAGGTTCGCGAAACGGAATATCTTGTGTACGAGGCGTACGACGGGATGGCGCTCAAGGAGATGCGAAAGCTGATCGACGCCGCTCATTCGAACTTTGAAATTTCAAATATTGGGATCGTGCACCGCACCGGAAGGCTTGAGATCGGCGAAACGAGCGTCGTCATCTCGGTCGCTGCACCTCACCGAAGAGACGCCTTTGCCGCCTGCGAATGGCTGATAAAGGAACTAAAGCGAACCGTTCCCATCTGGAAAAAGGAAGTTTACTCGGGCGGCGACGCCTGGGCCGAGGGCGAAAATTCCTGA